GTCGAACCGAGAGTCCCCAGCACACGGTCGAAACGCTGACTTGTGATGTCGGCTACTGCAACTTTTTTAAGATGAAGCTTGGGACATTTCATATTGCTTTCTAAACGTGGAGAATCTTTTCAAATGATTTAAACCTGTGGAATCTGACGGGTTGGCACCTCCCTCTGTCACAAATCCAGAGGGAAGTGAACATAAAAAGTGTTGTGCAGCTCAAACATGAAAGTAAGGATTCCTTTCCAGTGACTTGCGGATGAGACTGtggatggggggagggggggatttgaagggggggggggggggggtgactcAGTGGGATTCGCCGTTGACTGAGCTCCCTTCGCCCCGGGGTGAGGAAGAACGGGAAAGccccttctctgtgttttctgagcTGGAGCCATTTTGGCTGTGGTGGTCGACCACCGACGACGCAGCACTGGAGGACGTTGCCGAGGTGGACGAGGGCTTGACCTTCTCCTTAAAGTCTGTTATGATGACCGTCAGGTCCCCAACTGTCACCTCCAGGTGCTGGGCGCTGCTCCTGtcaatgttttttaatcttGGCCTGATGAGAGACAATAAAAGAAGGTGTTTTTAGGtcatgtgtttaaagtgttttaaatttaacatatATAGGTTCTAGTGTTTTACCCCTTCATCCCTTTTGGTATCAGGTTCCTGCTGATGCCCCAAAATGGTGTCAGTTTGCTTACCTCATCTTCTTGTGACTGTTCTTCTTGAGCGCCGGCTCTCTGTCGCTCTTTTCCCTCTCCACCcgttcctttttttccttcttgggCTGCGAGGGTAACACAAACTGCTGCGTTACCTGCTGCTGCGAGACAAGCTGGGAGACGGGACGAGGTTTCCTGatccggggagggggggggggggggagggagggtaaagagagagagagagagagagagacataaagaggaggagagacagagtgtgGCAGATTAATGAGAGGGAAAATCACAGTGAACACATGGCTTCATGCTAACGTTCCACCATCATCAAGACCAATAATTGCTGCCAGTGCTGGTTAGGCTGGCGTTGCTGAAGTGTTCTTCACACTGGCAGCAAGTGGCACCGCACACAGGGTGCATCCACAATAAACCTCAGGATTCAGCCATCTGAGAGATATGTAGACCTGCAGAGGCTTGCGTTTGCACCCACAGGGATGCACGTTGACAAGAACGAGATCTGCTCCGCTGAGAACAAAGATGTGATCGGAATTTCAAATGGGATGAATAATACACTGATCTCAGAATACTTAACAAGTACGCGCCATTTCACGGCTGCATGCTCCTTCTTATTCTGTCTTCCAAAAACCA
This Solea solea chromosome 3, fSolSol10.1, whole genome shotgun sequence DNA region includes the following protein-coding sequences:
- the LOC131456535 gene encoding YY1-associated factor 2-like isoform X1 yields the protein MSLTRLCGMSAASEANTKMEGCDDESTVNGCEWARVHARLLLLQTLSEMDIKRPKRQPKPSSDEGFWDCSVCTYKNTAEAFKCMMCDVRKGTSTRKPRPVSQLVSQQQVTQQFVLPSQPKKEKKERVEREKSDREPALKKNSHKKMRPRLKNIDRSSAQHLEVTVGDLTVIITDFKEKVKPSSTSATSSSAASSVVDHHSQNGSSSENTEKGLSRSSSPRGEGSSVNGESH
- the LOC131456535 gene encoding YY1-associated factor 2-like isoform X2, whose amino-acid sequence is MGDKRSPTRPKRQPKPSSDEGFWDCSVCTYKNTAEAFKCMMCDVRKGTSTRKPRPVSQLVSQQQVTQQFVLPSQPKKEKKERVEREKSDREPALKKNSHKKMRPRLKNIDRSSAQHLEVTVGDLTVIITDFKEKVKPSSTSATSSSAASSVVDHHSQNGSSSENTEKGLSRSSSPRGEGSSVNGESH